The following DNA comes from Candidatus Manganitrophaceae bacterium.
ATTATTCCTCGGTTTGGAACTGTTGGAGTACCTCTAAGATATGAGCTTGTGGTGAGAAATGAGAGTGCAAAGACCCAAACGGGCTTGTCTCTCCTGGAGGACCTTGGCGAGAATATTCCGACCTATAAAGAGTTTGTTGAATCGCTTGAACCCAACGAGGAAAGCAGAAACTGGTTTGACCGCTATGTCGGATATTATCGATGGCAGTGGATTATTTCTCGAAAATTGAGGGGCGGAGTCCAGGAGAGGATACTCCCTTATATGAAACCCGGAAAAACGGTTTCGATCCAGAGTGAGGTCGTCCCATTTCACAGAGGGCGCCTTTATTTGACCGGGGTGACGATCTCAAGGAAAGATCCTTTTGGTCTTGTGAAGACCTCTCTTACTGTTCGGGAAAATCAAGCCGTTCAAGTCCTTCCAAAGAGGTACCCGATCCGGGCGATCCAATTTCCAGGAACAAAGAAGTATCAGCAGGGAGGGGTTGCCATGACGTCTTCTGTCGGTGAATCGGGAGATTTTGTCTCCTTGAGAGATTATCGTGTAGGCGATCCGATGCGTAGAATTCACTGGAAAAGCTGGGCGAAGATTGGAAAACCGATTGTTAAAGAATACCAGGAAGAATATTTCGTCCGGCACGCCCTTGTTTTAGACACCTTTACCGATTCAGACTTTAGCGAGGTTTTTGAAGCGGGCATTTCTGTCGCAGCTTCTTTTGCCTCGTCAATCCAGACCATGGAATCGCTCCTGGATTTGATGTTTGTCGGCGGGAAATCCTATTGTTTTACCGCAGGAAGGGCACTTTCGAGTATGGAGCGGATCTTGGAGATCCTTTCTGCTGTCCGCTTGTGTCGGGACAAACCGTTCCATACCTTGAGGCGATCAGTCATCAATCGGATATCGATGATGAGTGGCTGTATTTGCATCCTTCTATCATGGGATGAAGAGAGAAGAGACTTCATCGATCAATTGAAGCGGTATGGAATCCCCCTTCTTGTTTTGGTTGTGGGTGACTCCAAGATGCCTGACCCGCTTGATCTTGGCCCGATGAAGGACAAGCCCTCTGCTTTGCACCGTCTAGAGGTTGGAAAAATAGAGGAAGGACTTTCAAAGATATGAAAACACCTCCCTTCCTATTGGGGTTCACCCTCCTTTTCTGGGGATGGCGGGTTGATCTGCTCCCCTTGACATCGGTGATTGCGGTTGTCTGTGAGGGAGCCCGTTTCCTCCCCTGGAGATGGGAGCCTTCTCCCGCCGATTTCAGGCGGACCTGGGATGTCAGTGCAATCATTTTTTTGGGGGTGGTTGCCTATATTCTTACCGCAAATCCATTACTGGAAAGCATCCTTCTTTTCATTCAGTGGCTCC
Coding sequences within:
- a CDS encoding DUF58 domain-containing protein is translated as MKRFLYQIFRTLSAIQRRMKKRFTVGGAFVLCGLAITASFGLDTSRMMIYQVFTFLFALMAVSYTYSLFFRAGFSVKRIIPRFGTVGVPLRYELVVRNESAKTQTGLSLLEDLGENIPTYKEFVESLEPNEESRNWFDRYVGYYRWQWIISRKLRGGVQERILPYMKPGKTVSIQSEVVPFHRGRLYLTGVTISRKDPFGLVKTSLTVRENQAVQVLPKRYPIRAIQFPGTKKYQQGGVAMTSSVGESGDFVSLRDYRVGDPMRRIHWKSWAKIGKPIVKEYQEEYFVRHALVLDTFTDSDFSEVFEAGISVAASFASSIQTMESLLDLMFVGGKSYCFTAGRALSSMERILEILSAVRLCRDKPFHTLRRSVINRISMMSGCICILLSWDEERRDFIDQLKRYGIPLLVLVVGDSKMPDPLDLGPMKDKPSALHRLEVGKIEEGLSKI